Below is a window of Pirellulales bacterium DNA.
GCGACTCCGCGGTTGCCATCGGGTCGGGCTGAGTACCCGCAGCCGGGTCGGGCTGCGACTGGCGCCGGCGATCGACCCGCCGCAATTGCCACAGACCCACGAGCACCAGTCCCACGGTCAAGGCACCGCCGGCCCGCATCAATCGCAAGGCGGCGGGTCCATAGCGGCCGGTGGCCGAGTCGTAGTGAAAGCAAAACAGCAGGATCTTGTCGGTCGCGGTGCCGATGCGCCCGTCGGAGGCCTCGACCAGCGACAGCCGCACGGTTTGCGGCTGATAATGCACGCCGTACAAGTAACGCGACAGGCGACCGTCGGGCGTGCAGACCATCGCCACGGCCGCGTGGGCAAACTCTTTCCGCTCGGGCACCCAGGCGTAGCCAAATCCGGTCGCCTTGGCGAGCCGCTCGACGTTGGCGTTTTGGCCGGTCAAGAAGTGCCAGCCGCCGGCGTCGCGCGTTTCGCGCTGGTAGAGCCGCAGGTAGTGCTGCTGGGCCAATTGAGCGCGGCCGGTCGTTTCGTTCGGATTGATGCTGACGGTCACGATGCGGTACTCGTGCCCCAGCGTCCAATCGATCTCTTGTAGGCATTCGACCAGGCCTTCGAGCTGCAGGCTGCACAGCATCGGGCAGTCGGAGTAGTTCATCGTCAGGATTACCGGGTGCTGGCCGTCGAAATAGTCGGCCAACCGCACACCGTGATTCCGCTCGTCCTTGAAGGTCAGCTCCAAGGGCAGCTTGTCGCCGAGATGCTCGGTTACGTTGACGCCTTGCAGCGGGGCCGGGGCATCTTCTTGGCGCGGCACGTATCCGTTCGGCGCCTCGAGGTTGGCGATGCCGCGCTTGAGCTGTGCGGCATCCGCGGCGCTGGCGATCGCGTCCTCGGCCGCGGCCAAGGGAAGGCACAGGTACGAGCCGGCCAGCAATGCGACCAGGCCAACGCCCAACCGCGCCGGCAGCCAGCGGCTGGGCCTGCGTCGTATCGTGCGAGTGGGGACGGCGGTCATCGGAATAGCCAGCGGCAAGTACCGAAAGCGAATCAAGTTCTCGGAAAACGGTCTATTGTTTCGTTCGCGCGCGGCCGCTGCCATCACGCGGCTCAGGGGTTCGTAGCGGGTGCGACATTTGGCTGCGCCTCGCTCCCTGCGGAGGGTGTCGCGCTGGTGCTCGGCGGCGTGCCGTCCGCAGGTGGCGCTTCTTTCTTGGGTGGCGGCGGTGGCGGGCCGGTGACGTCGGCCTCGGGATTGGCGGCCAACTCTTTGAGCACGAGCCCCGAGGCGACGTCGATCGGAATCGCGTACACCTTGCGTTCGGCATCGACGACGCGATAGGCGGCTAGCTGCGTTTCCTGCTGCTCGAACACGCCGTGGGCGATCTCGCCATAGCCCGGGGCGTGCTTGGTATCGACCACGTGGCGATCGAACTGCGTGTACAGGCCGTTGATCGCGATCATGCTGACCAGCACGGTAAAGCCACCGACCCCGACGACCGTCGCGAGGAGCTTGCTGGGGGTACGATCCGGCTCGGTGAGCACCTGGCCGTTGCCTTCGCCGTGGTGATCCGAAGAGTAATGGTCGGACATGGAATCAGGTTCCTTCGGCGGTCGCCGTTATGCGTTCTTGAAGGCCAGGGAGTCGCGCAACCGCGGGTCGCGCACCGGCACCAGCGAGCGGTCGCTGGCCAGCCAGGCGAAAGCCGCCACGAACAGCCCACCGACGCCCAGCATGCAGGTGGCGTCCATCAAGCTCCAAGGCACGCGGTTGGAATCCAAGTTCGGCATCACCAGCCAATACAGGTCGAGCCAGTGCATGACCAGCAACCAGGTGGCCCAGAACGCCAGCCCGAAGCGGCTGCGCTTCACATGGCGCGAGACCAGACCCAGGAACGGGATGAAGAAGTGGCCGAACAACAGGGCCAGGGAGATGTATTCCCAGCCACCCTGCCACCGCATGCGGTAAAAGACCAGCTCTTCCGGAATGTTCGCGTACCAGATCAACATCAACTGTGAGAAGCCGATGTAGGCCCAGAACACGACGAAGCCGAACATGAACTTGCCCAGATCGTGGTAGTGCTCGGTGGTGATCGCGTGGCTCAGCCGGCCGGTCCGTTGGATCAGCATCGACGTGAGGATCACGCCCGCGAAGAAGGCGATGGCCGTCCCTGCGAAGAAATACACGCCGAAGATGGTGCTGTACCACTCGGGCAACAGGCTCATCAACCAATCGAACGCGGCGAAGGTCGTGGTCAGGGCGAATAGGATGCACGCCGGCGCGCTGACCGATTGCATCCGCGTCGTCCAGTCGGGATTGCCGTCGGTGTCTTGCTGCACCGAACGGCCCAGGAAGTACCGGGCCAGGATCGTCCAGATGGCGAAATATGCGACGCTGCGCAGGGCGAAGGCCTGCGGATTCAAGAACACCTGCTTGTGCTTCAGCAGGTGGCTCTCTTCGACGACCTTCGGATTGTTCCACGAGTAGAGGCCGCTGTTGCCCATCAACAGGGGCACGAGAATCGGTAGAAACAGCACGAACAAGATCGGCAGGAGGCCGGCCAGCAGTTCGGCCACGCGCCGCACAGCGACGCTCCACCCGGCCCGGGTCACGTGCTGGGTGCACAGGAAGAATAGCGCGCCCAGCGAGATGGTGAAGAAGAAGCAGAAAGCAACCAGGTAGGAATGCTGGAAGTGCGCCAGGCTGTCCTTATCGAGGAAGCCCAAAAACAGCGACAGGCCCAGGCCCACGAAGCCGACAATCCCAGCGTTGCGGGTCAGACGCGACCCGGCTTCGCCCAGGAAACGCTGCTCGTCGAAAATGTTGATGACTGCGTGCTTGTGCATCGTGATTCAGCTTAGGGGTTCAGGGCCGCGCGTTGATTCTCGGGCACGTCGTCGATCGTGGCGTTCTGGCTGCGCTGCAGGGCCCGGACATAGAGCAAGATGGCCCAGCGGTCGGCCGTCGAAATCTGCGAGCCATAGGGCGGCATCTTGCGGACCCCCTTGGTGATCGAGTTGAACAACTGGCCCACCGGCTGCACGACGACCGTCGGCGCGTGCAGCGAGAGCGGCGGTACCCAGGCCGGGTCTTCGAGCTCGGTGGCCCGCCGCGCGATCAAGCCATCGCCCACGCCCAGGCGGCCGTGACAGGTGGCGCAGTAGATATTGAATTGCTGCCGGCCGCGCTCCAGCGAGGCCTGATCAATCGTCAATTCCTTGGGAAACGTCTTGGCCCAATCCTCGCCGACGACGCCGCGCTCGAAGTGATCGTCCGCTTGCAATTCGCCGCGCGCCACGGTGCCGGCTACGGGCGCGCGGTATTCGCGGCCGTCGGCGAACAATGGGTTGGCTTTTTGCGCCTTCATCTTCGGCTGGAAGTCCATGTCCTGGATCGGGTGGACCCGCGGCGACGTGCCGGTCGAGCCCCGGGCCGCGAGGATCACGGCCGGCGGCAACAGCCCCAAGATGGTCAGGACGACGCCGGCCACCTTGATCCCTTGCGGCAGGCCCGGCAGCGTCGCCGGAACCATCAGCGTTTCGACCAATTGCGCGCCGGCCGAGCTGAGCAACTCGGTGGTACGCTGTTGCTGAAACTTCGGATCCTCGGCTTCGACCGAGATGAAGAAGCCGTCGGACGTTGCCCGGCGAAACCGTTCGCTGGCGAACACCGGGTGGAAGAACTGCGGCAGTTGGTTCAGACCCCACATGCCGAAGAACGTGGCGAAGGCCGCGAACAAAATCGTGCACTCGAACACGATCGGGATGAACGCCGGCAGGCTGAAGAGCGGCTTACCGCTGATCAGGAACGGGTAGTTGATCGAGTTGGTCCACCATTGCAGCAGCAGGCCCAATCCGGCGCCGGTGATGCCCAGCAGCAGCACGATCCAGGGCAGCACGGTCATCCGCTGGCCCATCGCCTCCTCGGCACCGTGGATCGGGTGGGGCGAATGCAAATCCCAGCGCTGATAACCAGCGTCGCGCACCTTTT
It encodes the following:
- a CDS encoding SCO family protein, translating into MTAVPTRTIRRRPSRWLPARLGVGLVALLAGSYLCLPLAAAEDAIASAADAAQLKRGIANLEAPNGYVPRQEDAPAPLQGVNVTEHLGDKLPLELTFKDERNHGVRLADYFDGQHPVILTMNYSDCPMLCSLQLEGLVECLQEIDWTLGHEYRIVTVSINPNETTGRAQLAQQHYLRLYQRETRDAGGWHFLTGQNANVERLAKATGFGYAWVPERKEFAHAAVAMVCTPDGRLSRYLYGVHYQPQTVRLSLVEASDGRIGTATDKILLFCFHYDSATGRYGPAALRLMRAGGALTVGLVLVGLWQLRRVDRRRQSQPDPAAGTQPDPMATAESLVAAVPLSISLTAPDAASPSPQTT
- a CDS encoding quinol:cytochrome C oxidoreductase, with protein sequence MHKHAVINIFDEQRFLGEAGSRLTRNAGIVGFVGLGLSLFLGFLDKDSLAHFQHSYLVAFCFFFTISLGALFFLCTQHVTRAGWSVAVRRVAELLAGLLPILFVLFLPILVPLLMGNSGLYSWNNPKVVEESHLLKHKQVFLNPQAFALRSVAYFAIWTILARYFLGRSVQQDTDGNPDWTTRMQSVSAPACILFALTTTFAAFDWLMSLLPEWYSTIFGVYFFAGTAIAFFAGVILTSMLIQRTGRLSHAITTEHYHDLGKFMFGFVVFWAYIGFSQLMLIWYANIPEELVFYRMRWQGGWEYISLALLFGHFFIPFLGLVSRHVKRSRFGLAFWATWLLVMHWLDLYWLVMPNLDSNRVPWSLMDATCMLGVGGLFVAAFAWLASDRSLVPVRDPRLRDSLAFKNA
- a CDS encoding DUF3341 domain-containing protein → MSAHSSTSSAAAERVAGVLAQYESADALLAAAEKVRDAGYQRWDLHSPHPIHGAEEAMGQRMTVLPWIVLLLGITGAGLGLLLQWWTNSINYPFLISGKPLFSLPAFIPIVFECTILFAAFATFFGMWGLNQLPQFFHPVFASERFRRATSDGFFISVEAEDPKFQQQRTTELLSSAGAQLVETLMVPATLPGLPQGIKVAGVVLTILGLLPPAVILAARGSTGTSPRVHPIQDMDFQPKMKAQKANPLFADGREYRAPVAGTVARGELQADDHFERGVVGEDWAKTFPKELTIDQASLERGRQQFNIYCATCHGRLGVGDGLIARRATELEDPAWVPPLSLHAPTVVVQPVGQLFNSITKGVRKMPPYGSQISTADRWAILLYVRALQRSQNATIDDVPENQRAALNP